In one window of Nocardiopsis aegyptia DNA:
- a CDS encoding S26 family signal peptidase, which translates to MMVPLLASAAIAVAVPVGVLLWLHRTRVAVEVVGHSMEPTFRHGDRLLVRRVPAARLRVGDVVVLGQPDPDALADLFLLMGTVPPWVVKRVAALPGDPVPDSVPGGEGGNGRVVPPGRLVVLGDNTDHSTDSRVWGPVPDDRVLGTVHRRMAVPRGGLAAPAAADDGEARRAGPPGPREAGP; encoded by the coding sequence ATGATGGTCCCGCTCCTCGCGTCGGCCGCGATCGCGGTGGCGGTCCCGGTCGGCGTGCTGCTGTGGCTCCACCGCACCCGGGTGGCCGTGGAGGTGGTCGGCCACAGCATGGAGCCCACGTTCCGCCACGGCGACCGCCTGCTCGTGCGCCGGGTCCCCGCCGCGCGGTTGCGGGTGGGGGACGTCGTGGTCCTGGGCCAACCGGACCCCGACGCGCTCGCGGACCTGTTCCTGCTGATGGGCACCGTGCCGCCCTGGGTGGTCAAGCGCGTGGCGGCTCTGCCCGGTGACCCCGTTCCCGACTCCGTGCCGGGCGGGGAGGGCGGGAACGGTCGCGTCGTGCCGCCCGGACGGCTGGTGGTCCTGGGGGACAACACCGACCACAGCACGGACTCGCGGGTGTGGGGTCCCGTCCCGGACGACCGCGTGCTGGGCACCGTCCACCGACGGATGGCCGTCCCGCGGGGCGGACTCGCGGCGCCCGCGGCGGCGGACGACGGTGAGGCCCGCAGAGCGGGTCCCCCCGGTCCCCGGGAGGCGGGCCCCTGA